The Amblyomma americanum isolate KBUSLIRL-KWMA chromosome 3, ASM5285725v1, whole genome shotgun sequence genome window below encodes:
- the LOC144126333 gene encoding uncharacterized protein LOC144126333, translating into MTGCASKLFSRSVSIGLKVYRQMMVPGFADSFGTEQFTMLLNDLFDILNSKVPAAGIRKGSPKIKVPELFYVAFLLWGKNRDLKLCTHSPIFSKHCFLFSFICFQFLDDFLAMLNETESIPNVKLFASRQTIESLRVTLMSVLSLVEFLFNQGVSYILTASLNQDPLERFFGLVRSFGGDEDHPTVTKFSQLFRLLSLYTPVKLATKGNCEAGDERVLLSTFESLGEKRREALLQKRKVKDEVFKRLTSLPSRGLSAPFDDDVYSVSSPEKAALYYLAGYVAHKMMKVTSCMECKSDTMASQDSLPPEAMLVIEREFVTGSLVCPSRKLFACVKSIEETIVQTSKKEAFGDLFWNVLDALAKRGTNWLNLRHLLNHSGHDSNADSMSHAPRFCIPASVPFDIGPRPIIQPGSPAVTFRGYPQMGAS; encoded by the exons CTCTTCAGCCGAAGTGTGTCGATTGGCCTGAAGGTCTACAGACAAATGATGGTACCTGGTTTCGCCGACAGTTTTGGAACGGAACAGTTCACGATGCTACTAAATGACCTCTTTGACATTCTGAACTCCAAGGTTCCTGCAGCTGGAATACGAAAGGGATCTCCAAAAATTAAGGTGCCAGAATTGTTTTATGTCGCCTTTTTATTGTGGGGAAAGAACCGAGACTTAAAACTTTGCACTCATTCACCAATTTTCTCAAAACActgttttctgttttcatttataTGTTTTCAGTTCTTGGACGACTTCTTGGCAATGTTGAACGAGACGGAATCTATTCCTAATGTCAAGCTGTTCGCATCTAGGCAGACTATCGAGTCCCTACGTGTAACACTGATGTCTGTGCTGTCACTTGTGGAGTTCCTGTTCAACCAAGGCGTGAGCTACATTCTGACAGCAAGCCTGAACCAGGATCCACTCGAG CGATTCTTTGGGCTCGTGAGGTCCTTCGGAGGAGACGAAGACCATCCAACCGTCACCAAATTCAGCCAGCTTTTCAGACTACTTTCCCTTTACACACCTGTTAAGCTTGCCACAAAAGGGAACTGTGAAGCAGGGGATGAACGAGTTTTGCTGAGCACATTTGAGAGCCTTGGAGAGAAGCGGCGTGAAGCACTACTACAAAAGAGAAAAGTTAAAGATGAAGTCTTCAAGCGACTCACATCACTGCCTTCGAGGGGGCTGTCAGCCCCATTTGACGATGACGTGTACAGTGTTTCAAGTCCAGAAAAAGCGGCATTGTACTATTTAGCGGGATACGTGGCCCATAAAATGATGAAGGTGACCTCCTGCATGGAGTGCAAAAGCGATACAATGGCTTCACAAGACTCTCTACCGCCTGAAGCTATGCTTGTGATTGAACGAGAGTTTGTGACTGGCAGCCTTGTTTGTCCTTCAAGGAAACTGTTTGCATGCGTGAAAAGCATAGAAGAGACCATTGTGCAAACATCAAAAAAAGAAGCCTTTGGGGACCTTTTCTGGAATGTTTTAGACGCCCTTGCGAAGAGAGGAACAAACT GGTTGAATTTACGGCACCTCCTCAATCACTCTGGGCACGACAGCAACGCTGACAGCATGTCTCATGCACCGCGCTTCTGCATTCCTGCTTCTGTGCCCTTCGACATCGGCCCACGCCCTATCATCCAGCCTGGTTCCCCCGCCGTCACCTTCAGAGGATACCCTCAGATGGGCGCTTCTTGA